A stretch of the Sulfurimonas sp. HSL-1656 genome encodes the following:
- a CDS encoding MoxR family ATPase: MPLRSQEIIETLDALVDQKLPTFLWGAPGIGKSSVVKQIADAKGIGFIDLRLSLMDPTDLKGIPFYENQAHQAVWAPPSFLPREGSGILFLDELNTAAPSVQASAYQLILDRKVGEYELPEGWAIVAAGNRENDRGVVYRMPLPLANRFIHLEMDVNVDDWRRWAYTRGIDERIIGYISANNAALFGFDPDSDTKSFPTPRSWEFVNGILNANMNPALTMNAIAGAVGEERAVDFTAFAKVMHLLPDTDAVLRGESHEVPEDLSALYTLASALVAKVLKAPEDDTLARLLDYTHLLPPEFAVLIVQDLQKNGVMMDHLDAYGKWVGKFAFLLQ, encoded by the coding sequence GTGCCCTTGAGAAGTCAAGAGATCATTGAAACCCTGGACGCCCTGGTCGATCAGAAGCTACCGACCTTTTTGTGGGGAGCACCGGGAATAGGCAAATCCTCCGTCGTCAAACAGATTGCCGACGCGAAAGGCATCGGTTTTATCGACCTGCGCCTCTCGCTGATGGACCCGACCGACCTCAAGGGGATCCCCTTCTACGAGAACCAGGCGCATCAGGCCGTCTGGGCGCCGCCGTCGTTCCTCCCGCGGGAGGGGAGCGGCATCCTTTTCCTCGACGAGCTCAACACCGCCGCGCCCTCCGTCCAGGCCTCGGCCTACCAGCTCATCCTCGACCGCAAGGTCGGCGAGTACGAACTGCCCGAGGGATGGGCCATCGTCGCGGCGGGCAACCGCGAGAACGACCGGGGCGTCGTCTACCGCATGCCGCTGCCGCTGGCCAACCGCTTCATCCACCTGGAGATGGACGTCAACGTCGACGACTGGCGCCGCTGGGCTTATACGCGAGGCATCGACGAGCGCATCATCGGCTACATCAGCGCCAACAACGCGGCCCTCTTCGGTTTCGACCCCGACAGCGACACCAAAAGCTTCCCCACCCCGCGCAGCTGGGAGTTCGTCAACGGCATCCTGAACGCCAACATGAACCCCGCCCTGACAATGAATGCCATCGCCGGGGCCGTCGGGGAGGAGCGCGCCGTCGATTTCACGGCCTTTGCCAAGGTGATGCACCTTCTGCCCGACACCGATGCCGTCCTGCGCGGGGAGTCGCATGAGGTCCCGGAGGATCTCAGCGCCCTTTACACCCTCGCCTCCGCCCTCGTCGCCAAAGTGCTCAAAGCCCCCGAAGACGATACGCTGGCACGCCTGCTCGACTACACCCACCTGCTCCCGCCGGAGTTCGCCGTCCTCATCGTCCAGGACCTCCAGAAAAACGGCGTCATGATGGACCACCTCGACGCCTACGGCAAGTGGGTCGGCAAGTTCGCCTTCCTTCTGCAATAA
- the cysK gene encoding cysteine synthase A: protein MIASNITELIGNTPLIRLNTPSEQTGATILGKCEFMNPTSSVKDRIGFNMIKTAMDDGIINSQTTIIEPTSGNTGIALASICAALGLKLILTMPESMSIERRNILKALGAELVLTPAMSGMKGAIEKAEELKENLGNAVILQQFQNPANPAVHIRTTAEEILRDTDGKLDIFVAAVGTGGTLTGTGTRLKEVIPSIEIIAVEPTDSAVLSGGKPGPHKIQGIGAGFVPEVLNTAIYGEVVTVSNDDAMATSRMLAKEEGLLVGISAGANVYAAMQVAARPENKGKTIVTILCDTAERYLSTALFSE, encoded by the coding sequence ATGATAGCGTCAAACATCACTGAACTGATCGGCAACACGCCGCTGATTCGTCTCAACACCCCTTCCGAGCAGACCGGAGCGACGATCCTCGGCAAATGCGAGTTCATGAACCCGACGAGCTCCGTCAAGGACCGGATCGGTTTCAACATGATCAAAACGGCGATGGACGACGGCATCATCAATTCCCAGACGACGATTATCGAGCCGACCAGCGGCAACACGGGGATCGCGCTCGCCTCGATCTGTGCCGCACTGGGGCTGAAACTCATCCTGACGATGCCCGAGTCCATGAGTATCGAGCGCCGCAATATCCTCAAGGCCCTCGGCGCGGAGCTGGTACTGACCCCGGCAATGTCCGGCATGAAGGGGGCCATCGAAAAGGCCGAGGAGCTCAAAGAGAACCTGGGCAACGCCGTTATCTTGCAGCAGTTCCAGAACCCGGCCAACCCGGCGGTGCATATCCGCACGACAGCCGAAGAGATCCTGCGTGACACGGACGGCAAGCTCGATATCTTCGTCGCTGCCGTCGGGACCGGCGGTACGCTGACGGGAACGGGTACGCGCCTCAAAGAGGTGATCCCTTCCATCGAGATCATTGCCGTGGAACCGACGGACTCGGCAGTCCTCTCCGGCGGCAAACCGGGCCCGCACAAGATCCAGGGGATCGGCGCGGGCTTCGTGCCGGAGGTCCTCAATACGGCGATCTACGGCGAGGTTGTCACTGTCAGTAACGACGATGCGATGGCGACGTCGCGGATGCTGGCCAAAGAGGAGGGGCTGTTGGTGGGTATCTCCGCCGGGGCCAACGTCTACGCTGCCATGCAGGTGGCCGCACGCCCGGAGAACAAGGGCAAGACCATCGTCACCATCCTCTGCGACACGGCCGAACGCTACCTCTCGACGGCACTGTTCAGCGAATAG
- a CDS encoding LysR family transcriptional regulator produces MLKDFAKLQTFLTVVKEKSFSKASAKLGISQPAVTQQIKFIEEYLDTRIVERKKNGIKLTKEGEDLYRIAIKLEKAINTSQKELLKIINKDFTFILGASYAIGNYVIPTYLGAIKEKIHNEVYMHVGLSNEIIDELEDKKIDVALIESPVFRDGIIYREWMEDELVLFSNQPLPKYLKKEDFFTFDWICRDENSHTRKLVSEAFEELEIDCSTFNVIGVVQSPTAVKETIMRSPKDAERPIVSVISRHVIEDEIAEGKLYESRMRNFRVHRKFYIAYSKDRKHDAFVNNVVDFLLTMRM; encoded by the coding sequence ATGCTGAAAGACTTCGCCAAACTCCAAACCTTTTTGACCGTCGTTAAAGAGAAGAGCTTTTCCAAGGCGTCTGCAAAACTGGGCATCTCCCAACCCGCCGTCACCCAACAGATCAAATTTATCGAAGAGTATCTTGACACCCGCATCGTCGAGCGCAAGAAGAACGGGATCAAGCTGACCAAAGAGGGCGAAGACCTTTACCGCATCGCGATCAAGCTCGAAAAAGCGATCAACACGAGCCAGAAAGAGCTGCTCAAGATCATCAACAAAGACTTCACCTTTATCCTGGGTGCCTCCTACGCGATCGGGAACTACGTCATTCCGACCTATCTCGGTGCCATCAAAGAGAAGATCCACAACGAAGTCTACATGCACGTCGGCCTCTCCAACGAGATCATCGACGAGCTCGAAGACAAGAAGATCGATGTCGCGCTGATCGAGTCCCCGGTCTTCCGCGACGGGATCATCTACCGCGAATGGATGGAGGACGAACTCGTCCTCTTCTCCAACCAGCCGCTGCCGAAGTATCTGAAGAAAGAGGACTTCTTCACCTTCGACTGGATCTGCCGCGACGAGAACTCCCACACCCGCAAGCTCGTTTCCGAAGCCTTCGAAGAGCTTGAGATCGACTGTTCGACGTTCAACGTCATCGGGGTCGTCCAGTCGCCGACGGCGGTCAAGGAGACGATCATGCGCTCTCCCAAGGATGCGGAGCGCCCCATCGTATCGGTCATCTCCCGCCACGTCATCGAGGACGAGATCGCCGAGGGCAAACTGTACGAATCACGCATGCGCAACTTCCGCGTTCACCGCAAGTTCTACATCGCCTACTCAAAAGACCGCAAGCACGACGCCTTCGTCAACAACGTCGTCGACTTCCTGCTTACCATGCGGATGTAA
- a CDS encoding 4-(cytidine 5'-diphospho)-2-C-methyl-D-erythritol kinase: protein MKHYTAPAKVNIFLKITGRRGEYHEILSRFMVVEQLHDLLYFFPKEQEGFVIDGDFACTTEQNTIYKAYTALLEATGSAELERLMQTHGIAVNKHIPAFAGLGGGSSDAATYLKMCNEVLHLGLDVSELAAIGAKVGADVPFFVYGYPSANVSGIGEIVEPFHETPLHLETRTPPIEISTPAVYRRFRESFYKELSAGDYDYFAATDSKTLLSELSADDANDLFEPALSLYPELKEHFRHGWFFSGSGSSFFKVSEG, encoded by the coding sequence ATGAAGCACTACACGGCACCGGCCAAGGTCAATATTTTTCTCAAGATTACGGGCAGGCGCGGGGAGTACCACGAGATCCTGTCGCGGTTCATGGTGGTAGAGCAGCTGCATGACCTGCTCTATTTCTTCCCGAAGGAGCAGGAGGGGTTCGTCATCGACGGCGATTTCGCCTGTACGACGGAACAGAACACGATCTACAAAGCGTACACCGCCCTGCTCGAAGCGACGGGGTCGGCGGAACTCGAGCGGCTGATGCAGACCCACGGGATCGCCGTCAACAAGCACATTCCGGCCTTTGCGGGGCTGGGAGGAGGCAGTTCGGATGCGGCAACCTATCTGAAGATGTGCAACGAAGTGCTGCACCTAGGCCTGGACGTCAGCGAGCTGGCCGCCATCGGTGCAAAGGTCGGTGCGGATGTCCCCTTTTTCGTCTACGGGTACCCCAGTGCGAACGTCTCCGGGATCGGGGAGATCGTGGAACCTTTTCATGAAACGCCGCTGCATCTCGAGACGCGTACGCCGCCGATCGAGATCAGCACTCCCGCGGTCTACCGCCGTTTCCGGGAGAGCTTCTACAAGGAGCTCTCTGCGGGGGATTATGACTATTTTGCCGCCACCGACTCCAAAACGCTGCTTTCCGAACTGAGCGCCGATGATGCGAACGACCTTTTCGAGCCGGCGCTGTCGCTCTACCCCGAACTCAAAGAGCATTTCCGCCACGGCTGGTTCTTCTCCGGCAGCGGGAGCAGTTTTTTCAAAGTCTCCGAAGGGTAG
- the truB gene encoding tRNA pseudouridine(55) synthase TruB has protein sequence MNRLFVAYKPTGLSSNQFLRTLKRKYGVKKAGYSGTLDPFARGVLIIAFGKYTSLFRFLDKTPKRYRATLWLGAHSDTLDIEGVEQIDDIAPLPEAKVREAVESLKGEQAYPPPIFSAKRINGRRAYDLARAGIPFELETIYSTVYDVRMLHYCHPFVTFEATVSEGTYIRSLGRLVYERLGLEGGSLSMLERLCEGQFVYEGERALDIRSCLRLPPVEYRGEWRKITLGQPLTRDEFAPVEDGVYRVDDGQEMAVFAFDGEGVHYVLNKVAL, from the coding sequence ATGAACCGACTCTTTGTCGCTTACAAGCCCACCGGGCTCAGCTCCAACCAGTTCCTGCGCACCCTGAAGCGCAAATACGGGGTGAAAAAAGCGGGCTATTCCGGTACCCTCGATCCTTTTGCCAGGGGGGTGCTCATCATCGCCTTCGGAAAATACACCTCGCTCTTCCGTTTCCTGGACAAGACCCCCAAGCGCTACCGGGCGACGCTCTGGCTCGGGGCGCACTCCGACACCCTCGACATCGAAGGGGTCGAGCAGATCGACGACATCGCGCCGCTGCCGGAGGCAAAGGTCCGGGAGGCCGTCGAATCCCTGAAGGGGGAGCAGGCCTACCCGCCGCCGATCTTCAGTGCAAAGCGGATCAACGGGCGGAGGGCCTACGATCTGGCCCGGGCGGGGATCCCGTTTGAGCTGGAGACGATATATTCGACTGTGTATGATGTCCGTATGCTGCACTACTGCCACCCCTTCGTCACCTTCGAGGCGACGGTTTCCGAGGGGACCTATATCCGATCGCTCGGACGCCTCGTGTATGAGCGGCTGGGCCTCGAGGGGGGATCGCTCAGTATGCTCGAACGGCTCTGCGAAGGTCAGTTCGTCTATGAAGGGGAACGCGCCCTCGATATCCGAAGCTGCCTGCGTCTCCCCCCGGTTGAATACCGGGGCGAATGGCGGAAAATCACCCTGGGGCAGCCGTTGACGCGCGACGAGTTCGCTCCCGTGGAAGACGGGGTCTACCGTGTCGATGACGGGCAGGAGATGGCGGTCTTCGCCTTTGACGGCGAAGGCGTGCATTACGTATTGAACAAGGTGGCATTATGA
- a CDS encoding aminotransferase class IV: MPFLETILAEEGRFPYLEWHQQRLERTLKRHGIFSQYDLASRLEAPETGRWRCRVQYDEQMFTYELLPYPPRIITSLQPVTDETITYRDKTTERERLNQLYDLRGEADDVLIVQEGLITDTTIANVACLIGEQWLTPKRPLLEGTARARLIAEGKLICADITLDAARGAERVAVMNALSGFVEVSGGILPPIN; this comes from the coding sequence ATGCCCTTTCTGGAAACGATCCTGGCCGAAGAGGGGCGTTTCCCCTATCTTGAATGGCACCAGCAGCGTCTGGAACGGACGCTCAAGCGCCACGGCATTTTTTCCCAATACGACCTGGCAAGCCGTCTTGAAGCCCCGGAAACGGGGCGCTGGCGCTGCCGTGTCCAGTACGATGAACAAATGTTCACATATGAACTTCTCCCCTATCCCCCCCGTATCATCACCTCGCTACAGCCGGTGACGGACGAGACGATCACCTACCGCGACAAAACGACCGAACGTGAACGACTTAATCAGCTTTATGACCTGCGGGGTGAGGCGGACGACGTCCTGATCGTCCAGGAAGGCCTTATCACCGATACAACCATCGCCAATGTCGCCTGCCTGATCGGGGAGCAGTGGCTGACCCCGAAACGGCCGCTGCTCGAAGGTACGGCGCGTGCCCGGCTGATCGCCGAAGGGAAGCTCATCTGCGCCGACATCACCCTCGATGCGGCACGGGGCGCGGAGCGGGTGGCCGTGATGAATGCCCTGTCAGGCTTTGTCGAGGTGAGCGGTGGTATACTTCCCCCGATTAATTAA
- a CDS encoding UvrD-helicase domain-containing protein: MEHIFKNLNEQQAEAVKKIDGPLLILAGAGSGKTTTITSRLAYLLDVVGIPASNTLTLTFTNKAAKEMRERALKMIDANTYPPLLCTFHKFGLLFLKFHIHRLSRENNFVVIDTDDKKRILKKLNGDLPLPLVASEISRYKNSLITPEEAHAQAEQKNYEQIAKVYKEYEAYLVENNLVDFDDLISLTYKLLDEHPELAEETSKRYQYIMIDEYQDTNELQFKLLQKLCSAHNNLCVVGDDDQSIYGWRGAHVRNILEFDQDFEDAMVVKLEHNYRSRTPILTVANALIEHNRSRLGKTLLPTRGDGEAVKMLSSNDENEEAGKIALQIKKLISEGVRPNEIAVLYRINALSRSLEEGLNRAGIPYKLVGGLRFYDRAEIKDLISYLRVITNHHDNFSMKRIINKPKRGIGKASIDKLELAAIEQERSLYDLIRLSAAAELEGLVRKKNATTLKQFVSELEQMRAVADESLYSFAERIDEIFKIKAFYEAMPDGTERVQNIDEFFGLFRDFIKQNPEATLDAFLNEVSLQSEQDQVEGESIYIMSIHASKGLEFEHLFIIGLEEGFLPLIGDGSDLEEERRLGYVSFTRAKDSLTLSHVQSRYYKGRRTELEKSRFFGEAGLCESSLKIEKNTAFKKGDLVRHKIFGAGRVIGVSKAGREFKLNINFGGNKREILASFVERL, encoded by the coding sequence ATGGAACATATTTTCAAAAACCTCAACGAGCAGCAGGCCGAAGCGGTCAAAAAGATCGACGGCCCCTTACTGATCCTGGCGGGAGCGGGCAGCGGAAAAACGACGACAATCACCTCGCGCCTTGCCTACCTGCTGGACGTTGTGGGGATCCCCGCGAGCAATACGCTGACGCTGACCTTTACCAACAAAGCGGCCAAGGAGATGCGTGAACGCGCCCTGAAGATGATCGACGCGAACACCTACCCGCCGCTGCTGTGTACATTCCACAAGTTCGGCCTGCTGTTCCTGAAGTTCCATATCCACCGCCTTAGCCGTGAGAACAATTTCGTCGTCATCGACACCGACGACAAGAAGCGGATCCTGAAAAAACTCAACGGCGATCTGCCGCTGCCGCTGGTTGCCAGCGAGATCTCCCGGTATAAAAACTCCCTGATCACGCCGGAAGAGGCCCATGCCCAGGCGGAGCAGAAAAACTACGAGCAGATCGCGAAGGTCTACAAGGAGTACGAGGCCTACCTCGTCGAAAACAACCTCGTGGATTTTGACGACCTTATCTCCCTGACCTACAAACTGCTCGACGAGCATCCGGAACTGGCCGAAGAGACCAGCAAGCGCTACCAGTACATCATGATCGACGAGTACCAGGATACGAACGAGCTGCAGTTCAAGCTGCTGCAGAAGCTCTGCAGCGCCCACAACAACCTCTGTGTCGTCGGGGACGACGACCAGAGCATCTACGGGTGGCGGGGGGCGCACGTGCGCAACATCTTGGAGTTCGACCAGGACTTCGAGGATGCCATGGTCGTCAAACTCGAACACAACTACCGTTCGCGCACGCCTATTCTGACCGTCGCCAACGCGCTGATCGAGCACAACCGCTCCCGCCTGGGCAAGACGCTGCTGCCGACCCGCGGCGACGGGGAAGCGGTGAAGATGCTCTCGTCGAATGACGAGAACGAGGAGGCGGGCAAGATTGCGCTGCAGATCAAAAAGCTGATCAGCGAGGGGGTCCGCCCCAACGAGATCGCCGTGCTCTACCGCATCAACGCGCTCAGCCGCTCCCTCGAAGAGGGGCTCAACCGCGCCGGGATCCCCTACAAGCTCGTCGGCGGGCTGCGCTTTTACGACCGGGCCGAGATCAAGGACCTGATCAGCTACCTGCGCGTCATTACGAACCACCACGACAACTTTTCCATGAAGCGCATCATCAACAAGCCCAAACGCGGGATCGGAAAGGCGTCTATAGACAAGCTGGAGCTGGCGGCGATCGAGCAGGAGCGCTCCCTCTACGATCTGATACGCCTCAGTGCCGCCGCGGAGCTCGAAGGACTGGTGCGCAAGAAGAACGCCACGACCCTCAAGCAGTTCGTCAGCGAACTGGAACAGATGCGCGCCGTCGCGGACGAATCGCTCTACAGCTTCGCCGAGCGCATCGACGAGATCTTCAAGATCAAGGCCTTCTACGAGGCGATGCCCGACGGGACGGAGAGGGTGCAGAACATCGACGAGTTCTTCGGCCTCTTCCGCGATTTCATCAAGCAGAACCCCGAAGCGACCCTGGATGCCTTTTTAAACGAAGTCTCGCTGCAGAGCGAACAGGACCAGGTGGAGGGGGAGAGCATCTACATCATGAGTATCCACGCCTCCAAGGGGCTGGAGTTCGAGCACCTCTTCATCATCGGCCTCGAAGAGGGGTTCCTGCCGCTGATCGGGGACGGGAGCGATCTGGAGGAGGAGCGCCGCCTGGGGTACGTCTCCTTTACGCGCGCCAAGGATTCGCTGACCCTGTCGCATGTCCAGAGCCGCTACTACAAGGGACGCCGTACGGAACTGGAAAAGAGCCGTTTCTTCGGCGAAGCCGGCCTCTGCGAAAGCTCCCTCAAGATCGAGAAGAACACGGCGTTCAAAAAAGGGGACCTCGTCCGTCACAAAATCTTCGGCGCCGGACGCGTGATCGGGGTGAGCAAGGCCGGCCGCGAATTCAAGCTCAATATCAACTTCGGCGGCAACAAGCGGGAGATCCTCGCTTCCTTTGTCGAACGCCTCTGA